From a region of the Triticum aestivum cultivar Chinese Spring chromosome 7D, IWGSC CS RefSeq v2.1, whole genome shotgun sequence genome:
- the LOC123166408 gene encoding uncharacterized protein — MAAPALKFAAVMLLAALCAAALAPATSGQPTDALATCIGRCGCVPCPKGKVCIAICTPPPPCAARCRCTYSGTGC, encoded by the coding sequence ATGGCTGCTCCGGCTCTCAAGTTCGCCGCCGTCATGCTCCTGGCCGCCCTCTGCGCGGCGGCGCTGGCCCCGGCCACGTCGGGACAGCCGACGGACGCGCTAGCAACGTGCATCGGGCGCTGCGGGTGTGTGCCCTGCCCGAAAGGGAAGGTCTGCATCGCTATTTGCACTCCCCCGCCGCCCTGCGCGGCCAGATGCCGCTGCACCTATTCCGGCACGGGCTGCTAG